One stretch of Zingiber officinale cultivar Zhangliang chromosome 6B, Zo_v1.1, whole genome shotgun sequence DNA includes these proteins:
- the LOC121992558 gene encoding protein SCAI homolog isoform X3 yields MTDDDGMDGASASSSSANEALTEFRSLVEAAERKFARVRDLPSSARGALHILHFRKAFKAYTRLWHFQQQRRLELVAGGLRRWEIGDVASRIGQLYYGQYQRTSEVRFLFEAYVFYEAIVSRGYFEAARAPAAAPDLRLRYKELRFLVRFLIVALLLNRNGEVRQLADRFKALVEESKATFPVINFKEWKQVAQEISRFLKADASSKISRPIRYNVLFDAHPTSFPCIARFHSTRVLRLQDAILTSYHRNEIKVAEHTLDTFRMLQCLEWEPSGSSYQLLTKEPRENGASSDQSGASGLIDINLAADMMDPDLPPNPHKAVIYHPSVSHLIAVTATICEDLNPDSILLIYLSVSGKQDSNAIQKDIRGKSSSFSKANYAPHASWERDSSLSQPASSNKPNSIANLGQYLCLGSQGAGGSNNLYPEDLVPFTRKPLFLVIDSDSSQAFKTLHGAERGEASILLLSHEKPLSVSDTNSTLRGSQFTHFLTAPLQAFCQLVGLSPDIEADLYSGAENLLSSALAEWEVALCTSNSLDQVWAQVLTDPFLRRLIIRLNLQRS; encoded by the exons ATGACTGACGACGACGGGATGGACGGAGCCTCCGCCTCCTCGTCCTCCGCCAATGAAGCCCTCACCGAGTTCCGGTCGCTGGTGGAGGCCGCCGAGCGCAAGTTCGCTCGCGTCCGCGACCTGCCGTCTTCCGCGCGCGGGGCCCTACACATACTCCACTTCCGCAAGGCCTTCAAGGCCTACACTCGGCTCTGGCACTTCCAGCAGCAGCGCCGCCTCGAGCTCGTTGCGGGAGGCCTCCGGCGCTGGGAGATCGGCGACGTCGCCTCACGGATCGGGCAGCTCTACTACGGACAGTACCAGCGGACCAGCGAGGTCCGCTTCCTATTCGAGGCCTACGTCTTCTACGAGGCTATCGTGAGCAGGGGATACTTTGAGGCGGCGAGGGCGCCTGCGGCGGCGCCTGATCTCAGGCTGAGGTACAAGGAGCTGAGGTTCCTGGTGCGGTTTCTCATCGTCGCGCTGCTTCTGAACAGGAATGGCGAGGTGAGGCAGCTCGCCGATCGGTTTAAGGCTCTGGTAGAGGAGTCAAAGGCCACCTTCCCG GTGATTAACTTTAAAGAATGGAAGCAAGTGGCACAAGAAATTTCCAGATTTTTGAAAGCTGATGCATCTTCTAAAATTTCAAGGCCTATAAGATACAATGTTTTATTTGATGCTCACCCTACCTCTTTCCCATGTATAGCAAGATTTCACTCTACAAGGGTGTTGAGACTGCAAGATGCTATCTTGACAAGCTATCACCGGAATGAG ATCAAGGTTGCAGAGCATACACTCGACACTTTCAGGATGCTGCAATGCTTGGAATGGGAACCCAGTGGATCCTCCTACCAGCTTCTGACAAAGGAACCACGTGAAAATGGTGCTTCCAGTGACCAAAGTGGTGCTTCAGGACTGATTGATATAAACCTAGCTGCTGATATGATGGATCCGGATCTGCCTCCAAATCCCCATAAAGCAGTTATTTACCACCCTTCTGTCTCACATTTGATAGCG GTAACAGCTACAATATGTGAAGATCTGAATCCAGACAGCATTTTGCTAATCTATCTTTCAGTTTCAG GAAAACAAGATTCCAATGCTATTCAAAAAGATATCCGTGGAAAGTCATCAAGCTTCTCAAAAGCCAACTATGCTCCACATGCTTCATGGGAAAGGGACAGCTCATTGTCTCAACCTGCTTCTTCTAATAAGCCAAATTCAATTGCTAATTTAGGACAATATTTATGTTTAGGTTCTCAGGGGGCTGGAG GTTCAAACAATCTTTATCCTGAAGACTTGGTTCCATTTACACGAAAGCCACTTTTTTTGGTCATTGACAGTGACAGTAGCCAAGCATTTAAG ACTCTTCATGGTGCTGAACGAGGAGAAGCATCCATCTTACTTCTTTCACATGAGAAGCCACTATCAGTATCTGATACTAATTCAACGTTAAGAGGAAGCCAGTTTACCCACTTCCTAACTGCTCCATTGCAAGCATTTTGCCAGTTAGTTGGCCTTTCTCCAGATATTGAAGCT GATTTATATAGTGGTGCTGAGAACCTACTTTCCTCTGCTCTAGCCGAATGGGAAGTGGCACTCTGTACATCTAATTCCCTTGATCAGGTTTGGGCTCAAGTATTAACTGATCCATTTCTGCGGCGACTCATTATAAG
- the LOC121992558 gene encoding protein SCAI homolog isoform X1 translates to MTDDDGMDGASASSSSANEALTEFRSLVEAAERKFARVRDLPSSARGALHILHFRKAFKAYTRLWHFQQQRRLELVAGGLRRWEIGDVASRIGQLYYGQYQRTSEVRFLFEAYVFYEAIVSRGYFEAARAPAAAPDLRLRYKELRFLVRFLIVALLLNRNGEVRQLADRFKALVEESKATFPVINFKEWKQVAQEISRFLKADASSKISRPIRYNVLFDAHPTSFPCIARFHSTRVLRLQDAILTSYHRNEIKVAEHTLDTFRMLQCLEWEPSGSSYQLLTKEPRENGASSDQSGASGLIDINLAADMMDPDLPPNPHKAVIYHPSVSHLIAVTATICEDLNPDSILLIYLSVSGKQDSNAIQKDIRGKSSSFSKANYAPHASWERDSSLSQPASSNKPNSIANLGQYLCLGSQGAGGSNNLYPEDLVPFTRKPLFLVIDSDSSQAFKTLHGAERGEASILLLSHEKPLSVSDTNSTLRGSQFTHFLTAPLQAFCQLVGLSPDIEADLYSGAENLLSSALAEWEVALCTSNSLDQVWAQVLTDPFLRRLIIRFIFCRAALSLFYPSRDSSMHLPECLPNLPKSVSPESAITQIHIHLLAERLGVLNYFHFTDSIRDSVHSR, encoded by the exons ATGACTGACGACGACGGGATGGACGGAGCCTCCGCCTCCTCGTCCTCCGCCAATGAAGCCCTCACCGAGTTCCGGTCGCTGGTGGAGGCCGCCGAGCGCAAGTTCGCTCGCGTCCGCGACCTGCCGTCTTCCGCGCGCGGGGCCCTACACATACTCCACTTCCGCAAGGCCTTCAAGGCCTACACTCGGCTCTGGCACTTCCAGCAGCAGCGCCGCCTCGAGCTCGTTGCGGGAGGCCTCCGGCGCTGGGAGATCGGCGACGTCGCCTCACGGATCGGGCAGCTCTACTACGGACAGTACCAGCGGACCAGCGAGGTCCGCTTCCTATTCGAGGCCTACGTCTTCTACGAGGCTATCGTGAGCAGGGGATACTTTGAGGCGGCGAGGGCGCCTGCGGCGGCGCCTGATCTCAGGCTGAGGTACAAGGAGCTGAGGTTCCTGGTGCGGTTTCTCATCGTCGCGCTGCTTCTGAACAGGAATGGCGAGGTGAGGCAGCTCGCCGATCGGTTTAAGGCTCTGGTAGAGGAGTCAAAGGCCACCTTCCCG GTGATTAACTTTAAAGAATGGAAGCAAGTGGCACAAGAAATTTCCAGATTTTTGAAAGCTGATGCATCTTCTAAAATTTCAAGGCCTATAAGATACAATGTTTTATTTGATGCTCACCCTACCTCTTTCCCATGTATAGCAAGATTTCACTCTACAAGGGTGTTGAGACTGCAAGATGCTATCTTGACAAGCTATCACCGGAATGAG ATCAAGGTTGCAGAGCATACACTCGACACTTTCAGGATGCTGCAATGCTTGGAATGGGAACCCAGTGGATCCTCCTACCAGCTTCTGACAAAGGAACCACGTGAAAATGGTGCTTCCAGTGACCAAAGTGGTGCTTCAGGACTGATTGATATAAACCTAGCTGCTGATATGATGGATCCGGATCTGCCTCCAAATCCCCATAAAGCAGTTATTTACCACCCTTCTGTCTCACATTTGATAGCG GTAACAGCTACAATATGTGAAGATCTGAATCCAGACAGCATTTTGCTAATCTATCTTTCAGTTTCAG GAAAACAAGATTCCAATGCTATTCAAAAAGATATCCGTGGAAAGTCATCAAGCTTCTCAAAAGCCAACTATGCTCCACATGCTTCATGGGAAAGGGACAGCTCATTGTCTCAACCTGCTTCTTCTAATAAGCCAAATTCAATTGCTAATTTAGGACAATATTTATGTTTAGGTTCTCAGGGGGCTGGAG GTTCAAACAATCTTTATCCTGAAGACTTGGTTCCATTTACACGAAAGCCACTTTTTTTGGTCATTGACAGTGACAGTAGCCAAGCATTTAAG ACTCTTCATGGTGCTGAACGAGGAGAAGCATCCATCTTACTTCTTTCACATGAGAAGCCACTATCAGTATCTGATACTAATTCAACGTTAAGAGGAAGCCAGTTTACCCACTTCCTAACTGCTCCATTGCAAGCATTTTGCCAGTTAGTTGGCCTTTCTCCAGATATTGAAGCT GATTTATATAGTGGTGCTGAGAACCTACTTTCCTCTGCTCTAGCCGAATGGGAAGTGGCACTCTGTACATCTAATTCCCTTGATCAGGTTTGGGCTCAAGTATTAACTGATCCATTTCTGCGGCGACTCATTATAAG GTTCATCTTTTGCCGTGCTGCTCTTTCTCTCTTTTATCCTTCAAGGGATAGTTCAATGCACTTACCTGAATGTCTTCCTAATCTTCCCAAGTCTGTCTCTCCAGAGTCTGCTATAACTCAGATCCATATCCATCTTCTTGCAGAAAGATTAGGTGTTTTAAACTATTTTCACTTCACTGATTCCATCAGGGATTCTGTTCatagcagataa
- the LOC121992558 gene encoding protein SCAI homolog isoform X2 has translation MTDDDGMDGASASSSSANEALTEFRSLVEAAERKFARVRDLPSSARGALHILHFRKAFKAYTRLWHFQQQRRLELVAGGLRRWEIGDVASRIGQLYYGQYQRTSEVRFLFEAYVFYEAIVSRGYFEAARAPAAAPDLRLRYKELRFLVRFLIVALLLNRNGEVRQLADRFKALVEESKATFPVINFKEWKQVAQEISRFLKADASSKISRPIRYNVLFDAHPTSFPCIARFHSTRVLRLQDAILTSYHRNEIKVAEHTLDTFRMLQCLEWEPSGSSYQLLTKEPRENGASSDQSGASGLIDINLAADMMDPDLPPNPHKAVIYHPSVSHLIAVTATICEDLNPDSILLIYLSVSGKQDSNAIQKDIRGKSSSFSKANYAPHASWERDSSLSQPASSNKPNSIANLGQYLCLGSQGAGGSNNLYPEDLVPFTRKPLFLVIDSDSSQAFKTLHGAERGEASILLLSHEKPLSVSDTNSTLRGSQFTHFLTAPLQAFCQLVGLSPDIEADLYSGAENLLSSALAEWEVALCTSNSLDQVWAQVLTDPFLRRLIIRCLCPSCLKNWTGSKI, from the exons ATGACTGACGACGACGGGATGGACGGAGCCTCCGCCTCCTCGTCCTCCGCCAATGAAGCCCTCACCGAGTTCCGGTCGCTGGTGGAGGCCGCCGAGCGCAAGTTCGCTCGCGTCCGCGACCTGCCGTCTTCCGCGCGCGGGGCCCTACACATACTCCACTTCCGCAAGGCCTTCAAGGCCTACACTCGGCTCTGGCACTTCCAGCAGCAGCGCCGCCTCGAGCTCGTTGCGGGAGGCCTCCGGCGCTGGGAGATCGGCGACGTCGCCTCACGGATCGGGCAGCTCTACTACGGACAGTACCAGCGGACCAGCGAGGTCCGCTTCCTATTCGAGGCCTACGTCTTCTACGAGGCTATCGTGAGCAGGGGATACTTTGAGGCGGCGAGGGCGCCTGCGGCGGCGCCTGATCTCAGGCTGAGGTACAAGGAGCTGAGGTTCCTGGTGCGGTTTCTCATCGTCGCGCTGCTTCTGAACAGGAATGGCGAGGTGAGGCAGCTCGCCGATCGGTTTAAGGCTCTGGTAGAGGAGTCAAAGGCCACCTTCCCG GTGATTAACTTTAAAGAATGGAAGCAAGTGGCACAAGAAATTTCCAGATTTTTGAAAGCTGATGCATCTTCTAAAATTTCAAGGCCTATAAGATACAATGTTTTATTTGATGCTCACCCTACCTCTTTCCCATGTATAGCAAGATTTCACTCTACAAGGGTGTTGAGACTGCAAGATGCTATCTTGACAAGCTATCACCGGAATGAG ATCAAGGTTGCAGAGCATACACTCGACACTTTCAGGATGCTGCAATGCTTGGAATGGGAACCCAGTGGATCCTCCTACCAGCTTCTGACAAAGGAACCACGTGAAAATGGTGCTTCCAGTGACCAAAGTGGTGCTTCAGGACTGATTGATATAAACCTAGCTGCTGATATGATGGATCCGGATCTGCCTCCAAATCCCCATAAAGCAGTTATTTACCACCCTTCTGTCTCACATTTGATAGCG GTAACAGCTACAATATGTGAAGATCTGAATCCAGACAGCATTTTGCTAATCTATCTTTCAGTTTCAG GAAAACAAGATTCCAATGCTATTCAAAAAGATATCCGTGGAAAGTCATCAAGCTTCTCAAAAGCCAACTATGCTCCACATGCTTCATGGGAAAGGGACAGCTCATTGTCTCAACCTGCTTCTTCTAATAAGCCAAATTCAATTGCTAATTTAGGACAATATTTATGTTTAGGTTCTCAGGGGGCTGGAG GTTCAAACAATCTTTATCCTGAAGACTTGGTTCCATTTACACGAAAGCCACTTTTTTTGGTCATTGACAGTGACAGTAGCCAAGCATTTAAG ACTCTTCATGGTGCTGAACGAGGAGAAGCATCCATCTTACTTCTTTCACATGAGAAGCCACTATCAGTATCTGATACTAATTCAACGTTAAGAGGAAGCCAGTTTACCCACTTCCTAACTGCTCCATTGCAAGCATTTTGCCAGTTAGTTGGCCTTTCTCCAGATATTGAAGCT GATTTATATAGTGGTGCTGAGAACCTACTTTCCTCTGCTCTAGCCGAATGGGAAGTGGCACTCTGTACATCTAATTCCCTTGATCAGGTTTGGGCTCAAGTATTAACTGATCCATTTCTGCGGCGACTCATTATAAG